Proteins encoded in a region of the Pseudomonas syringae KCTC 12500 genome:
- the pfkB gene encoding 1-phosphofructokinase, with protein sequence MAKILTLTMNPALDLTVQLGQLELGQVNRSTAMLTHAAGKGLNVAQVLADLGHDLTVAGFLGVDNQQAFEALFERRQFVDEFVRVPGETRSNIKLAEGSGRITDLNGPGPQVSEEAQHALFTRVEQIAQGFDVVVVAGSLPRGVTPEWLQKLLVMLKDLGLKVALDSSGLALRAGLKAGPWLIKPNTEELADALDAPIISIAAQAEAAARLQAQGIEHVVISQGSEGVHWFSPSVALHSLPPKVTVASTVGAGDSLLAGMVHGLITGQEPHKTLRTATAIAAMAVTQIGFGITDAAQLKRLEGGVTVRSLSEQ encoded by the coding sequence ATGGCGAAGATTCTTACCCTGACTATGAACCCGGCGCTGGATCTGACTGTGCAGTTGGGGCAGTTGGAGCTGGGCCAGGTCAACCGCAGCACGGCGATGCTCACTCACGCTGCCGGCAAAGGCCTGAATGTGGCGCAGGTGCTGGCTGATCTGGGCCATGACCTGACCGTTGCCGGCTTTCTCGGCGTCGACAATCAGCAAGCGTTCGAAGCGTTGTTCGAGCGTCGTCAGTTCGTCGACGAATTTGTCCGGGTGCCGGGCGAAACGCGCAGCAATATCAAGCTGGCCGAAGGCAGTGGCCGTATCACCGACCTGAACGGCCCCGGGCCGCAGGTCAGTGAAGAGGCGCAGCACGCGCTGTTCACCCGCGTCGAACAGATCGCACAGGGTTTCGACGTGGTGGTCGTGGCGGGCAGCCTGCCGCGCGGTGTCACCCCGGAGTGGCTGCAAAAACTGCTGGTGATGCTCAAGGACCTCGGTCTGAAAGTGGCGCTGGACAGCAGTGGTCTGGCCTTGCGCGCCGGTCTTAAGGCCGGGCCCTGGCTGATCAAACCCAACACCGAAGAGCTGGCTGATGCGCTCGACGCACCGATCATCTCCATCGCTGCGCAAGCCGAGGCGGCTGCGCGTTTGCAGGCGCAGGGCATCGAGCATGTGGTGATCTCTCAAGGCTCCGAAGGCGTGCACTGGTTCAGCCCGAGCGTGGCGCTGCATTCGCTGCCGCCCAAGGTGACCGTGGCCAGTACGGTCGGTGCGGGTGACTCGCTGCTGGCAGGCATGGTGCACGGCTTGATCACCGGTCAAGAGCCGCACAAGACCCTGCGCACTGCCACAGCGATTGCCGCCATGGCGGTGACCCAGATCGGTTTCGGCATCACCGATGCCGCGCAACTCAAACGGCTTGAAGGCGGCGTCACTGTACGCAGCCTTTCAGAACAATAA
- a CDS encoding PTS fructose-like transporter subunit IIB, giving the protein MKLAIVTACPSGKVSSVLSARLLEAAALRQGWETSVEIIDHNKADQQLSAQDIEAADLVLVVNTGPVDLSRFVGKRLFQDSPAHALQDVDSFLQRAEREAQVHVASEAAAPQASGGTGAQPRIVAITACPTGVAHTFMAAEAIQQAAKRLNYDLQVETQGSVGARNPLSAKAIADADVVLLAADIEVNTDRFAGKKIYRCGTGIALKQSEATLKKALAEGQVESDEAAAKSPARQEKAGVYKHLLTGVSFMLPMVVAGGLLIALSFVFGITAFKEPGTLAAALMQIGGEAAFKLMVPLLAGYIAYSIADRPGLAPGMIGGLLASTLGAGFIGGIVAGFLAGYSAAAINRYARLPASVEALKPILIIPLLSSLFTGLVMIYVVGKPVAGMLEALTHFLDSMGTTNAILLGVVLGAMMCVDLGGPINKASYAFSVGLLASQSYAPMATAMAAGMVPPIGMGIATILARRKFAQSEREAGKAAFVLGLCFISEGAIPFAAKDPLRVIPASVVGGALTGALSMYFGCKLMAPHGGLFVMLIPNAINHALLYLLAIIAGSVLTGVIYALIKRPEPADMEVAPAAA; this is encoded by the coding sequence ATGAAGTTAGCCATAGTTACGGCCTGCCCGAGCGGTAAGGTCAGCAGCGTACTCAGCGCACGATTGCTCGAAGCGGCGGCCCTGCGCCAAGGCTGGGAAACCAGCGTCGAAATCATCGATCACAACAAGGCCGATCAACAGTTGTCCGCCCAGGACATCGAAGCCGCCGATCTCGTTCTGGTGGTCAATACCGGTCCTGTGGACTTGAGCCGCTTTGTCGGCAAGCGCCTGTTTCAGGATTCGCCTGCGCATGCCTTGCAGGATGTGGACAGCTTTCTGCAGCGCGCCGAGCGAGAAGCCCAGGTGCATGTGGCGTCCGAAGCAGCGGCGCCCCAGGCAAGCGGCGGCACCGGCGCGCAACCGCGCATCGTTGCGATCACGGCCTGTCCGACCGGCGTAGCGCACACGTTCATGGCGGCCGAAGCGATCCAGCAGGCTGCCAAGCGTCTGAATTACGACCTGCAAGTCGAAACCCAGGGCTCGGTAGGCGCGCGCAACCCGCTCAGCGCCAAGGCCATCGCCGATGCCGACGTGGTGCTGCTGGCGGCGGATATCGAGGTCAACACCGACCGCTTTGCCGGCAAGAAGATCTACCGTTGCGGCACCGGGATCGCGCTCAAGCAGTCCGAAGCGACCCTGAAAAAAGCCCTGGCGGAAGGGCAGGTGGAGTCCGATGAGGCCGCCGCCAAGTCGCCGGCCAGACAAGAGAAGGCGGGCGTCTACAAGCACCTGCTGACCGGCGTGTCGTTCATGCTGCCGATGGTCGTGGCGGGCGGGCTGTTGATCGCTCTTTCCTTCGTGTTCGGTATCACTGCGTTCAAAGAGCCGGGCACGCTGGCTGCGGCACTGATGCAGATCGGTGGGGAAGCGGCGTTCAAACTGATGGTGCCGTTGCTGGCCGGTTACATCGCCTATTCGATTGCTGACCGTCCGGGGCTGGCACCCGGCATGATCGGTGGCCTGTTGGCGAGTACGCTGGGTGCCGGGTTCATTGGCGGTATCGTTGCAGGCTTCCTGGCCGGTTACAGTGCTGCCGCGATTAACCGCTACGCACGTCTGCCGGCCAGCGTCGAAGCGCTCAAGCCGATTCTGATCATCCCGTTGCTGTCGAGCCTGTTCACCGGTCTGGTGATGATCTACGTGGTCGGCAAGCCGGTTGCCGGGATGCTCGAAGCGTTGACGCACTTCCTCGACAGCATGGGCACCACCAACGCGATCCTGTTGGGCGTGGTGCTGGGCGCAATGATGTGCGTCGACCTCGGTGGGCCGATCAACAAGGCGTCCTATGCGTTCTCGGTCGGTTTGCTAGCATCCCAGAGCTACGCGCCGATGGCCACTGCCATGGCTGCCGGTATGGTGCCGCCCATCGGTATGGGCATCGCCACGATCCTGGCTCGCCGCAAGTTCGCCCAGAGCGAGCGTGAGGCAGGCAAGGCGGCGTTCGTGCTGGGGCTGTGCTTCATCTCGGAAGGTGCCATTCCCTTCGCTGCCAAGGACCCGTTGCGGGTGATTCCGGCCAGTGTTGTGGGTGGCGCGCTGACCGGTGCGTTGTCGATGTACTTCGGCTGCAAGCTGATGGCACCGCATGGCGGCCTGTTCGTGATGCTCATCCCCAACGCCATCAACCATGCGCTGCTTTATCTGCTGGCGATCATCGCCGGCAGCGTGCTGACCGGTGTGATCTACGCGCTGATCAAGCGTCCGGAGCCCGCTGACATGGAAGTGGCGCCCGCAGCCGCCTGA
- a CDS encoding acetyl-CoA C-acetyltransferase, translated as MHDVVIVAATRTAVGSFQGSLASVAAVDLGAAVIRQLLARTGVDGAQVDEVIMGQVLTAGAGQNPARQAAIKAGLPFSVPAMTLNKVCGSGLKALHLATQAIRCGDAEIIIAGGQENMSLSNYVLPGARTGLRMGHASVVDTMITDGLWDAFNDYHMGITAENLAQQYDISREAQDEFAALSQQKALAAIEAGRFVDEITPILIPQRKGDPLSFATDEQPRAGTTAETLAKLKPAFKKDGTVTAGNASSLNDGAAAVMLMSAARAEQLGLPVLARIAAYANAGVDPAIMGIGPVSATRRCLDKAGWSLAELDLIEANEAFAAQSLSVGKELGLDPQKLNVNGGAIALGHPIGASGCRVLVTLLHEMIRRDVKKGLATLCIGGGQGVALALER; from the coding sequence ATGCACGACGTCGTTATCGTCGCCGCCACCCGTACCGCCGTGGGCAGTTTTCAGGGCTCACTGGCCTCTGTCGCCGCAGTCGATCTCGGCGCAGCGGTCATTCGTCAACTGCTTGCCCGCACCGGCGTGGACGGCGCGCAGGTCGATGAAGTCATCATGGGTCAGGTGCTGACCGCGGGCGCTGGTCAGAACCCCGCGCGGCAGGCAGCCATCAAGGCCGGCCTGCCCTTCTCGGTACCAGCCATGACCCTGAACAAGGTCTGCGGCTCTGGCCTCAAGGCCCTGCACCTGGCGACCCAGGCGATTCGTTGCGGCGACGCCGAGATCATCATCGCCGGCGGTCAGGAAAACATGAGCCTGTCCAACTACGTGCTGCCGGGCGCACGCACCGGATTGCGCATGGGCCACGCCAGCGTGGTCGATACGATGATCACTGACGGCCTGTGGGATGCATTCAATGATTACCACATGGGCATCACTGCCGAGAACCTCGCGCAGCAGTACGACATCAGCCGTGAAGCCCAGGATGAGTTCGCCGCCTTGTCTCAGCAGAAGGCGCTGGCTGCGATTGAAGCCGGACGCTTCGTCGATGAGATCACCCCGATCCTGATCCCGCAGCGCAAGGGTGATCCGCTGTCCTTTGCAACAGACGAGCAGCCCCGCGCCGGCACCACCGCCGAGACCCTGGCCAAGCTCAAGCCTGCCTTCAAAAAGGACGGCACGGTCACTGCCGGCAATGCTTCATCGCTGAACGATGGAGCTGCCGCCGTGATGCTGATGAGTGCTGCCAGGGCCGAGCAACTGGGCCTGCCGGTGCTGGCGCGCATCGCCGCCTATGCCAACGCCGGTGTCGACCCGGCCATCATGGGCATCGGACCGGTCAGTGCCACGCGTCGCTGCCTGGACAAGGCTGGCTGGTCGCTGGCCGAACTGGACCTGATCGAAGCCAACGAAGCCTTCGCCGCACAGTCCCTGTCGGTGGGCAAGGAGTTGGGGCTGGATCCGCAAAAGCTCAACGTGAATGGTGGCGCTATCGCCCTTGGTCACCCGATTGGCGCGTCGGGCTGCCGCGTGCTGGTGACACTGCTGCACGAAATGATCAGGCGCGATGTGAAGAAGGGTCTGGCCACGCTGTGCATCGGTGGTGGTCAGGGGGTTGCTCTGGCGCTCGAACGCTAG
- the pgi gene encoding glucose-6-phosphate isomerase, producing MAYYRTPSDVTALPAWQALNKHRQAMQNFSMREAFNTDPQRFSQFTLSSAGLFLDYSKNLITTETRDLLVSLAGEVGLKDAINAQYDGELVNSSEGRPALHTALRRPVGDKLKVNGVDVMPDVHRVLNQMTELVGRIHDGLWRGYTEKPITDVVNIGIGGSFLGPELVSEALVAYAHKGVRCHYLANIDGSEFHELSMKIRAETTLFIVSSKSFNTLETLKNAQAARAWYLAQGGSEVELHRHFIAVSSNNAAAVAFGIREENIFPMWDWVGGRYSLWSAIGLPIALAIGMSNFKELLSGAYTMDQHFQSAPFEQNMPVLLGLLGVWYGNFWGAQSHAILPYDHYLRNITKHLQQLDMESNGKSVRQDGTPTSTDTGPVIWGGVGANGQHAYHQLLHQGTQMIPADFIVPIVSFNPVADHHQWLYANCLSQSQALMMGKTHAEAEAELREKGMDEQEVQKLAPHKVIPGNRPSNTLVVERISPRRLGALVAMYEHKVFVQSVIWGTNAFDQWGVELGKEMGKAVYQRLTGGTEEPADDASTQGLINYFRGRHRG from the coding sequence ATGGCGTACTACCGCACTCCTTCCGATGTGACCGCTCTGCCCGCCTGGCAAGCGTTGAACAAACACCGCCAGGCCATGCAGAACTTCAGCATGCGCGAAGCGTTCAACACCGACCCGCAGCGCTTCAGCCAATTCACTCTCAGCAGCGCTGGCCTGTTTCTCGATTACTCCAAAAACCTGATCACCACCGAGACCCGCGACCTGTTGGTCAGCCTGGCGGGCGAAGTGGGCCTCAAGGATGCGATCAATGCTCAGTATGATGGCGAGCTGGTCAACTCATCCGAAGGCCGCCCTGCCCTGCATACCGCTCTGCGCCGCCCGGTCGGCGACAAGTTGAAAGTCAACGGCGTCGATGTGATGCCGGACGTACACCGCGTACTCAATCAGATGACCGAACTGGTCGGCCGCATCCATGACGGCCTGTGGCGCGGTTACACCGAAAAACCGATCACCGACGTGGTGAACATCGGCATCGGCGGCTCGTTCCTCGGCCCGGAGCTGGTCTCCGAAGCGCTGGTGGCCTACGCGCACAAAGGTGTCCGCTGCCATTACCTGGCAAACATCGACGGCAGCGAATTCCATGAGCTGTCGATGAAGATTCGTGCCGAGACCACGCTGTTCATCGTCTCGTCGAAATCCTTCAACACGCTGGAAACCCTGAAAAACGCACAGGCGGCACGTGCCTGGTACTTGGCGCAAGGCGGCTCGGAAGTCGAACTGCATCGCCACTTCATCGCGGTGTCCAGCAACAACGCTGCGGCCGTGGCCTTCGGCATCCGTGAAGAAAACATCTTCCCGATGTGGGACTGGGTCGGCGGGCGCTATTCGCTGTGGTCGGCCATCGGTCTGCCTATCGCGCTGGCCATCGGCATGTCCAACTTCAAGGAACTGCTGTCCGGTGCCTACACCATGGACCAGCATTTCCAGAGCGCGCCGTTCGAGCAGAACATGCCGGTATTGCTGGGCTTGCTGGGCGTCTGGTACGGCAATTTCTGGGGCGCACAAAGCCACGCGATCCTGCCGTACGATCACTACCTGCGTAACATCACCAAGCACCTGCAACAACTGGACATGGAATCCAACGGCAAGAGCGTCCGTCAGGACGGTACGCCGACGTCGACCGACACCGGACCGGTGATCTGGGGCGGCGTGGGTGCCAACGGTCAGCACGCTTACCACCAGTTGCTGCACCAGGGCACGCAAATGATTCCGGCCGATTTCATTGTGCCGATCGTCAGCTTCAACCCGGTTGCCGACCACCACCAGTGGCTGTACGCCAACTGTCTGTCGCAGAGCCAGGCACTGATGATGGGCAAGACCCACGCAGAAGCCGAAGCAGAACTGCGCGAGAAGGGTATGGACGAACAAGAGGTGCAGAAGCTGGCACCGCACAAGGTCATCCCTGGCAACCGTCCGAGCAACACGCTGGTGGTCGAGCGCATCAGCCCGCGTCGTCTTGGCGCGCTGGTGGCCATGTATGAACACAAGGTGTTCGTGCAGAGCGTGATCTGGGGCACCAACGCCTTCGACCAATGGGGTGTGGAGCTGGGCAAGGAAATGGGCAAAGCGGTGTACCAGCGCCTGACCGGCGGCACCGAAGAGCCGGCTGACGATGCATCGACCCAAGGCCTGATCAACTACTTCCGCGGCCGTCACCGCGGCTGA
- the panC gene encoding pantoate--beta-alanine ligase: protein MNTVKTVQDLRAAVARARSEGKRIALTPTMGNLHSGHAALVTKAAQRADFVVATIFVNPLQFGPNEDLATYPRTLAADQEKLLQAGCNLLFTPSVEEIYPHGMADQTLVSVPHLSQGLCGASRPGHFEGVATVVSKLFNMVQPDLAIFGEKDFQQLAVIRAMVRDLNMPIQIIGEPTVRADDGLALSSRNGYLSDDQRAAAPALYQAIRQIADAIKVGEQDFDALLASKKQQLEAAGFRIDYLEIRDATNLRATTADNRDLVILAAAFMGKTRLIDNLHLTRS, encoded by the coding sequence ATGAACACAGTAAAAACCGTACAGGACCTGCGCGCCGCTGTTGCGCGGGCACGCAGCGAAGGCAAGCGGATCGCGCTGACCCCGACGATGGGCAACCTGCACAGCGGCCACGCCGCGCTGGTCACCAAGGCGGCGCAGCGTGCCGATTTCGTGGTCGCCACTATTTTCGTCAATCCGCTGCAGTTCGGCCCCAACGAAGACCTGGCCACCTACCCTCGCACGCTGGCTGCCGATCAGGAAAAACTCCTGCAGGCCGGTTGCAACCTGCTGTTCACCCCAAGCGTCGAAGAAATCTACCCGCACGGCATGGCCGACCAGACACTGGTCAGCGTGCCGCACCTGTCGCAAGGCCTGTGTGGCGCCAGCCGTCCCGGCCATTTCGAAGGTGTCGCGACCGTGGTCAGCAAGCTGTTCAACATGGTGCAGCCTGACCTGGCGATCTTTGGTGAAAAAGACTTCCAGCAACTGGCCGTGATTCGGGCCATGGTCCGTGATCTGAACATGCCGATCCAGATTATCGGCGAACCGACGGTGCGCGCCGACGACGGCCTGGCGCTGTCCTCGCGCAACGGTTATCTGAGCGACGATCAGCGCGCCGCTGCACCCGCGCTGTATCAGGCGATCCGCCAGATCGCCGACGCGATCAAGGTCGGCGAGCAGGATTTCGACGCGCTGCTGGCGAGCAAGAAACAGCAACTGGAGGCTGCCGGTTTTCGCATCGACTACCTGGAGATACGCGATGCCACCAACCTGCGGGCGACGACTGCCGACAATCGCGACCTGGTCATCCTCGCAGCGGCGTTCATGGGCAAAACCCGCTTGATCGACAACCTGCACCTGACCAGAAGCTGA
- the panB gene encoding 3-methyl-2-oxobutanoate hydroxymethyltransferase: MPNITVTSLLAMKQKGEKITMLTCYDATFAHTASQAGVEVLLIGDSLGMVLQGHDSTLPVTTAETAYHVACVKRGNQGAMILADLPFMANATLEQTLINSATLMQAGAHMIKVEGAAWLAESIRLLAERGIPVCAHMGLTPQAVNVLGGYKVQGRLEAQARQMRADAIALEQAGAAMILLECVPSELAEEITQAVKVPVIGIGAGSATDGQVLVLHDMLGLSITGRVPKFVKNFMTGQPDIQSAIRAYVAAVKDVSFPATEHGFSA, encoded by the coding sequence ATGCCGAACATAACCGTTACGTCGCTGCTGGCCATGAAGCAGAAAGGTGAAAAAATCACCATGCTGACCTGCTACGACGCAACCTTCGCCCACACGGCCTCTCAAGCGGGTGTCGAAGTGCTGCTGATAGGCGACTCGCTGGGCATGGTCCTGCAGGGGCACGACAGCACCCTGCCTGTTACCACGGCTGAAACGGCGTACCACGTTGCGTGTGTGAAACGCGGCAACCAGGGCGCGATGATTCTCGCCGACCTGCCGTTCATGGCCAACGCGACGCTGGAGCAGACCCTGATCAACAGCGCGACGCTGATGCAGGCAGGCGCACACATGATCAAGGTCGAAGGCGCTGCCTGGCTGGCCGAGTCGATCCGTTTGCTTGCCGAGCGCGGCATTCCGGTGTGCGCGCACATGGGTCTGACCCCACAGGCAGTCAACGTGTTGGGTGGCTACAAGGTGCAGGGCCGGCTGGAGGCGCAGGCGCGGCAGATGCGCGCCGATGCAATCGCACTGGAACAGGCGGGCGCAGCGATGATTCTGCTGGAGTGCGTGCCCAGCGAACTGGCCGAGGAAATCACCCAGGCGGTGAAGGTCCCGGTCATCGGTATTGGCGCGGGCAGCGCCACCGACGGGCAGGTCCTGGTGCTGCACGACATGCTCGGCCTGTCCATCACCGGACGCGTGCCCAAGTTCGTGAAAAATTTCATGACCGGTCAGCCCGATATCCAGTCGGCTATACGGGCCTACGTAGCCGCAGTCAAAGACGTCAGCTTTCCGGCCACTGAACACGGATTCTCGGCATGA
- the folK gene encoding 2-amino-4-hydroxy-6-hydroxymethyldihydropteridine diphosphokinase: protein MNEPLLATERVYIGLGSNLADPAEQLRSALKAIAQLPDCQLSGVSSFYISDSLLPGQPRFTNAVAAVDTCMAPLTLLDALQVIELDQGRERHERWGPRTLDLDILLFGDRLIDEPRLKVPHYHMQARAFVLYPLAELAPGLTLADGRLLNRLLDDCPFTGLERLPAEA, encoded by the coding sequence GTGAATGAACCGCTGTTGGCCACTGAACGCGTGTACATCGGTCTGGGCAGCAACCTGGCTGACCCGGCCGAGCAATTGCGCAGCGCCCTCAAGGCCATTGCGCAATTGCCCGATTGTCAGTTGAGCGGCGTATCGTCGTTCTATATCAGCGACTCGCTACTGCCCGGTCAACCGCGCTTCACCAATGCCGTCGCGGCAGTCGACACCTGCATGGCGCCGCTGACACTGCTTGATGCGCTACAGGTCATCGAGCTGGATCAAGGCCGCGAACGGCACGAACGCTGGGGGCCGCGCACGCTGGACCTCGATATCCTGCTGTTCGGCGACCGCCTGATCGACGAGCCACGCCTCAAAGTGCCGCATTACCACATGCAGGCCAGGGCCTTCGTGCTGTACCCGCTGGCAGAGCTGGCTCCAGGGCTGACACTGGCCGACGGCCGCCTACTGAATCGTCTGCTCGATGATTGCCCGTTCACAGGCCTTGAACGTCTGCCCGCCGAGGCATGA
- a CDS encoding polynucleotide adenylyltransferase PcnB, producing MLKKLFQSFRSPLRKPQQHTRTTPEVLNSSQHSLQRSQFSRYAVNIVERLQNAGYQAYLVGGCVRDMMLNITPKDFDVATSATPEQVRAEFRNARIIGRRFKLVHIHFGREIIEVATFRANHPQDDEEEDSNQSSRNESGRILRDNVYGTLEEDAQRRDFTINALYYDPVSERVLDYANGVHDIRNRLIRLIGDPEQRYKEDPVRMLRAVRFAAKLDFGIEKHSAQPIRALAPMLRDIPSARLFEEVLKLFLSGHAAPTFEMLVDLELFEPLFPASSKALEYNPTYTHTLISNALINTDLRIKQNKPVTPAFLFAALLWPALPAKVLRAQERGMPPIAAMQEAAHELIIEQCQRIAIPKRFTLPIREIWDMQERLPRRSGKRADLLLDNSRFRAGYDFLLLRETAGEQTDGLGQWWTDYQDCNDSERRDMIRDLSNKPEAAGTAPRKRRRNSGAKRKRTTGEAQSGE from the coding sequence ATGCTGAAGAAGTTGTTCCAGTCATTTCGTTCCCCACTGCGCAAACCGCAGCAACATACGCGCACCACGCCTGAAGTGCTCAACAGCAGCCAACATTCGCTGCAACGCAGTCAGTTCAGCCGCTATGCCGTGAATATCGTCGAGCGCCTGCAGAATGCCGGCTACCAGGCCTATCTGGTCGGTGGTTGCGTACGCGACATGATGCTCAACATAACGCCCAAGGATTTCGACGTCGCCACCAGTGCCACGCCCGAACAGGTGCGTGCCGAATTCCGCAACGCGCGGATCATCGGCCGCCGGTTCAAGCTGGTGCACATCCATTTCGGTCGCGAAATCATCGAAGTGGCGACGTTCCGCGCCAATCATCCTCAGGATGACGAAGAAGAGGACAGCAACCAGTCCTCGCGCAATGAAAGCGGACGCATCCTGCGTGACAACGTATACGGCACGCTTGAAGAAGACGCCCAGCGTCGTGACTTCACGATCAACGCGCTTTACTACGACCCGGTCAGCGAGCGCGTTCTGGATTACGCCAACGGCGTCCATGACATCCGTAACCGCCTGATCCGCCTGATCGGCGATCCGGAACAGCGTTATAAAGAAGACCCGGTGCGCATGCTGCGTGCCGTGCGTTTCGCGGCCAAGCTGGACTTCGGCATCGAGAAGCACAGCGCTCAACCGATCCGCGCACTGGCGCCGATGCTGCGTGACATTCCATCGGCACGCTTGTTCGAGGAAGTGCTCAAACTGTTCCTCTCCGGGCACGCCGCCCCCACCTTTGAAATGCTGGTGGACCTGGAACTGTTCGAACCGTTGTTCCCAGCCAGCTCCAAGGCCCTGGAATACAACCCGACCTACACCCATACGCTGATCAGCAATGCGTTGATCAATACCGACCTGCGCATCAAGCAGAACAAACCGGTCACACCGGCGTTCCTATTCGCTGCCCTGCTCTGGCCTGCGCTGCCGGCCAAGGTGCTGCGTGCTCAGGAACGCGGCATGCCGCCGATCGCAGCCATGCAGGAAGCCGCTCACGAACTGATCATCGAGCAGTGCCAGCGCATCGCCATTCCCAAGCGCTTCACGCTGCCGATCCGCGAGATCTGGGACATGCAGGAGCGCCTGCCGCGCCGTTCGGGCAAGCGCGCCGACCTGCTGCTCGACAACTCGCGGTTCCGCGCCGGCTACGACTTCCTGCTGTTGCGTGAAACTGCGGGCGAGCAGACCGATGGTCTGGGCCAGTGGTGGACCGATTATCAGGACTGCAACGACAGCGAACGCCGCGACATGATTCGCGACCTGAGCAACAAGCCTGAAGCGGCGGGCACAGCCCCGCGCAAGCGTCGTCGTAACAGCGGTGCCAAACGCAAGCGCACCACGGGCGAGGCGCAAAGCGGTGAATGA
- a CDS encoding sigma-54-dependent transcriptional regulator: MPHILIVEDETIIRSALRRLLERNQYEVSEAGSVQEAQERFSIPSFDLIVSDLRLPGAPGTELIKLGEGKPVLIMTSYASLRSAVDSMKLGAVDYIAKPFDHDEMLQAVSRILRDRQTVKHLQDERSATARTSSAEKGPAQNHNGEIGIIGSCPPMLDLYSKIRKVAPTDSNVLIQGESGTGKELVARALHNLSRRAKAPMISVNCAAIPESLIESELFGHEKGAFTGASAGRAGLVEAADGGTLFLDEIGELPLEAQARLLRVLQEGEIRRVGSVQSQKVDVRLIAATHRDLKTLAKNGEFREDLFYRLHVIALKLPALRERGNDILEIARAFLVRQSSKVGRDDLKFAHDAEQAIRHYSWPGNVRELENAVERAVILCENPEITADLLGIDIELDGLDDDEYMGMAPLPGSSGSSGNEPAEDLSLEDYFQHFVLEHQDHMTETELARKLGVSRKCLWERRQRLGIPRRKGVASET, encoded by the coding sequence ATGCCGCATATTTTGATCGTCGAAGACGAAACGATTATCCGCTCAGCCCTGCGTCGCCTGCTTGAACGCAACCAGTATGAAGTCAGTGAAGCCGGCTCCGTTCAAGAGGCTCAGGAACGCTTCAGCATCCCGTCGTTCGATCTGATCGTCAGCGACCTGCGCCTGCCCGGCGCGCCCGGCACCGAACTGATCAAGCTCGGCGAAGGCAAACCGGTGCTGATCATGACCAGCTACGCGAGCCTGCGCTCGGCAGTCGATTCGATGAAGTTGGGCGCGGTGGACTACATCGCCAAACCCTTCGATCACGATGAAATGCTGCAGGCGGTCTCGCGGATCCTGCGTGATCGGCAGACGGTCAAGCACCTTCAGGACGAACGCAGCGCCACCGCCCGGACCAGCAGTGCTGAAAAAGGCCCGGCTCAGAACCATAACGGCGAGATCGGCATCATCGGCTCATGCCCGCCCATGCTGGATCTCTACAGCAAGATCCGCAAAGTCGCCCCGACTGATTCCAACGTACTGATTCAAGGAGAGTCAGGCACCGGTAAAGAACTGGTCGCCCGCGCCCTGCACAACCTCTCACGCCGCGCCAAGGCACCGATGATTTCCGTCAACTGTGCGGCCATTCCCGAATCGCTGATCGAGTCCGAACTGTTCGGTCACGAGAAAGGCGCGTTTACCGGGGCCAGCGCAGGCCGCGCGGGTCTGGTCGAGGCCGCTGACGGTGGCACGCTGTTTCTCGATGAAATCGGCGAACTGCCCCTGGAAGCCCAGGCTCGCCTGCTGCGCGTATTGCAGGAAGGCGAGATTCGTCGCGTCGGTTCGGTGCAATCACAAAAGGTCGACGTACGCCTGATTGCCGCGACCCACCGGGACCTGAAAACACTGGCCAAAAATGGCGAGTTTCGTGAAGACCTGTTCTATCGCCTGCACGTTATCGCCCTGAAACTGCCGGCGCTGCGCGAACGTGGCAACGACATCCTGGAAATCGCTCGTGCGTTCCTGGTCCGCCAGAGCAGCAAGGTCGGACGCGACGACCTCAAATTTGCACACGACGCCGAACAGGCGATCCGCCATTACAGCTGGCCGGGTAACGTGCGCGAGCTGGAAAACGCGGTGGAGCGCGCGGTGATTCTCTGCGAGAACCCGGAAATCACCGCTGACCTGCTGGGCATCGACATTGAGCTCGACGGGCTGGATGACGACGAGTACATGGGCATGGCACCGTTACCGGGCTCTTCCGGTTCGTCGGGCAACGAGCCCGCCGAAGACCTGTCGCTCGAAGACTATTTTCAGCACTTCGTTCTGGAGCATCAGGACCACATGACTGAAACCGAGCTGGCACGCAAACTGGGCGTCAGTCGCAAATGTCTGTGGGAACGCCGTCAACGTCTGGGTATCCCACGGCGCAAGGGCGTGGCCAGCGAGACATAA